The region GACGTCCGGGAGCCGTCCCGGCCGCCCGCGCTCAACTCCGGCCAGAAGCTCATGGTCTTCGTCCTGAGCATGACGCTGTTCGGCCTGGCCAACATCATCACCGAGGTCCTGCCCGCGGTCAGGCTCGGCCCGGTCGAGCTGTCCGTGTCCTACCTGGCCTTCGTCCCGGTCGTCATGGCCTCCCTGTTCCACCCCCTCTACGCGGCCCTGGGCGCCCCGCTCGGCGAGATCGTCTTCGTCGACCTGCTCATGGGCGACTTCTCCGGCATCGGGGAGCTGGAGGGGTACCTCCAGATGTTCCTGGGCGTGTACATCGCGGGCTGCCTGGTCCGCGACCCGCGCCGCCGCGGGCAGCTGTTCCTGGCCGGGGTCACCGTCGTGTTCGTCGACAAGCTCCTGTCGGCCGTCGTCGACATCGGCAAGGTCATGGTCGGCGTCGAGGACGCCGAGTTCGTGCCCGGCCTGCCCGAGTCGATCCTGCTGCTGGAGGCGGTCGGGTTCACCACCGAACTGGTCATCAGCGGCATCCTCTTCGGCGCCCTGCCCGCGATGGCGCTGGCGCCCCGGCTGTACGGCAGGATCGAGCCCCTGCTCGGACTGGCCCCGCGCGACCCCGCCCGGCCCCACGCGCTGGCCGAGCGCGGCACCGGCGCGTTCCTGCTGCTGGCCCTGGTGCTGGCGTTCGTGTCGATGATCGCGGCGTTCACCTCCGAGATCTTCGACAACTTCGGGGTATGGCAGCCCGACTTCATCGACCGGTACGGGCAGCGGTTCCTGTGGATCGGGGCGTCGGCCGCGGCCATCGTGCTGGCCGCCGCGGTCATGGCGGTCCGGTTCGTCGTCCACTCCCGGCGCGAGCGCGCCGCCCAGGACGTCCGGGACGGGGAGGGGCCGCGGTGAGCGGCGGCGACCCCGCCGCACCCGCCGTCGAGGTCCAGGGGCTGCGCTTCCGCTACCCGGGCGCCGCCCGGGACACCCTCACCGGCGTGGACCTGCGCGTCGAACGCGGCGACATCACCGCCGTCATCGGCGGCAACGGCTCCGGCAAGACCACCCTGTGCAAGACCTTCAACGGGCTCGTCCCGCACTACTGGTCCGGCGACTTCGACGGGACCGTGCGCGTGTGCGGCACCGACACCCGCACCGCCTCCGTCGCCGCCCTGTCCCACCTGGTCGGCTACGTCTACCAGGACTTCGGCAACCAGCTGGTGCGGCCCACCGTCCGCGACGAGGTGTCCTTCGCGCCCGTCAACTTCGGGCTCGCCGACCACGCCGAGCGCACCGAGGAGGCCATGGAGCTGCTCGGCCTCGCCCACCTCGCCGACCGGTTCACCTGGCAGCTGTCCGGCGGGCAGCAGCACCTGGTGGCGCTCGCCTCCGTGCTGGCGCTGCGGCCCGAGGTCGTCGTGGTGGACGAGCCCGTCGCCGAACTCGACCCGGTCCGCGCGGAACGGATCTACGAGGCGCTCACCGACCTCAACGCCCGGCGGGGGACCACCGTCGTCGTCATCGAGCACCACGCCGAGTTCGTCGCCCGGTACGCCCGCTCGGTGGTCCTCATGGCCGAGGGCGCACCGGTGTGGCACCTGCCGGTGCGCGAGGCCCTGGAACGGCACGACGAACTCGACCGGCACGGCATCCCCGCACCGCAGATCGCCCGGGCGGTGCGGGCCCTGGCCCCCGGGGCACCGGTCCCGCTCACCGTCCCCGAGGCCGCGCGGGCACTGCGCGGGGTACCCCTGGGCGGGGCCGCCCCGGCGCCGCCGGCGCCGCCGCCGGG is a window of Nocardiopsis changdeensis DNA encoding:
- a CDS encoding cell division protein FtsQ, with the protein product MATPTPRPPDVREPSRPPALNSGQKLMVFVLSMTLFGLANIITEVLPAVRLGPVELSVSYLAFVPVVMASLFHPLYAALGAPLGEIVFVDLLMGDFSGIGELEGYLQMFLGVYIAGCLVRDPRRRGQLFLAGVTVVFVDKLLSAVVDIGKVMVGVEDAEFVPGLPESILLLEAVGFTTELVISGILFGALPAMALAPRLYGRIEPLLGLAPRDPARPHALAERGTGAFLLLALVLAFVSMIAAFTSEIFDNFGVWQPDFIDRYGQRFLWIGASAAAIVLAAAVMAVRFVVHSRRERAAQDVRDGEGPR
- a CDS encoding ABC transporter ATP-binding protein, which encodes MSGGDPAAPAVEVQGLRFRYPGAARDTLTGVDLRVERGDITAVIGGNGSGKTTLCKTFNGLVPHYWSGDFDGTVRVCGTDTRTASVAALSHLVGYVYQDFGNQLVRPTVRDEVSFAPVNFGLADHAERTEEAMELLGLAHLADRFTWQLSGGQQHLVALASVLALRPEVVVVDEPVAELDPVRAERIYEALTDLNARRGTTVVVIEHHAEFVARYARSVVLMAEGAPVWHLPVREALERHDELDRHGIPAPQIARAVRALAPGAPVPLTVPEAARALRGVPLGGAAPAPPAPPPGEAVAELSGVHHGYREVGGGLTQVLRGVDLTLGAGERVALVGGNGAGKSTLLRLLTGLKVPRAGTVRVEGVDTRTVRPADLAHRVCHLYQRPEQMFLKDSVREDIAMFPAARGVPDTDALVDTILERIRLTGLADRDGRLLSGGQQRRATLGIGLGVRPALLLLDEPTSSLDTASRDAVIAMLDALADTIRCTVVATHDMHLVATWAQRVVVLDGGRIAADTAPAALFSDPGLMAAAGLVPPQVVRLGLELGLEPPPLSVADLLGRRPITEGTADGRR